ATTTCAAAGCGGCCCTTTTTGGCAGCGATGGCTCCCGTAAAAGCGCCCTTTTCATGACCAAACAATTCGCTTTCCAATACGCTTTCCGCCAGAGCAGAGCAGTTTACCTTAATTAGCGGACCGTCCCTGCGCTCGCTATTGCAATGAAGTAAATTGGCAATAATCTCCTTCCCCGTCCCGCTTTCCCCTGTTATGAGCACACTGGAATTGGTGGGGGCAATTTGAGCAATCTGCCTCTTTAACTCTTCCATAGAGCTGGAACAGCCAACTACGGCCAAGCCTTTAGTCATATCCTTCAATTGAGTCCGCAGCTGGGCATTTTCTTCATGAAGCCTCAAAAACTCCTCTGCCTTTTGAATGTTCAGCAGCAGTTGGTCAATCTCCACTGGTTTAATCATGTACGTGTATGCTCCATTTTCCATGGATTCCACGGCCCCTGTGATAGACCCCTCTCCCGTGAGCATCATCACCAGCTGATCTGGATTTTTCTCCTTAATTCTTTTTAAGACCTCTACTCCATTCATCTCCGCCATGACTACATCTAAAATAACCATGTGAAAGCTCTCCGTCTCCAAGCGCTTCAAAGCAGCCACCGGATCTGTACAAGTTTCGACGGCGTACTCTCTGGAGGAAATAATCTTACTGTAAATATTCAAAAAACTGGCATCATCGTCTATCATCAATATACTATACACGGACGTCTCCCTCCACATTGTTTTCTTCCGGCCCACCAGGCAACAAGATTCTCACCTCTACTCCATCCGGTTGATTTGTGACCTTAATACTTCCCCGGCTTCGAATCACTTCTTTATAAACCAGCCACAGTCCCAAGCCCGTACCTTTTTCTTTTGTGGTGAAAAATGGCTCAAAAATCTTCCCTAAGTTTTCTTCCAAGATTTGTGTACCGGTATTGCGGAAGTATACACAGACATTTCCTTCTTGGGTATAATTGGCCTGAATGGTCAATTTGCCCCCCTCTTCCATGGCCTCCAGGGCGTTGGTCATAATATTTAAAAAGATGTTCTTAAGAGAATCACTGTTGCCGAACACATTGACTGGTTCTTCTCCCGTGTTCAGCTGAACACTGATACCTTTTCGTACACATTCCTGCCGCACCAGCATATACAACTGGTCCAGCAACTTTCGACTGTCATGTAATCGGCTTTCTCCCCAGGAGGATTTGGAGAAATCCAGCATGTTGTAGACAATTTTTTCTGCCCTGGCAAGATTGGCATCCATCTCTCCCATGATTTCCTCCCATTCCTTGCCATCAGCACCGCCTTTCAATAGAAAGGAAGCCCCCTTGATTACAGCAAGAGGTGTTTTTAACTCGTGGGTTACACCGGCTACCATCTGACCGATAACGGCCATCTTCTCCGATTGAAACAGCTCTTTTTCCATGAGCTTCTCTCCCGTAACGCTCTTTTCAAAAACCACGATTTCCTTTAACTTGCCTTCTTCATCCAACACGGGATAACTGGCCACCTCAAAAATATCTCCGCCGCAGGCCACCTCCGATTTATGCTTATTCAGCAATCTCGCCGTGTCACCCACAGGACAGTTTCGGCAAGGCTCCTCCTGCCCTCGAAGGATTTGATAGCAGCATGCCAGGCCCCCCTCCTCCAGTCGGCCCTTATTAATCTTCTTAATGCCATAATCTCCATCTAAAATCATCATCGTATCATCGATACTGTTAAACACCGATTCCAGTTGATTCTTACTGTAAATCAATTCTCCCGTGTACTGCCCCAGCTTCTGCCCCATACTGTTAAAAGCAGAGGCTAGCATCCCCACCTCATCTGAGGTGTCCACCGGCAGCGGCACCAAATTGCCCTGATCCATTTTCTTTACATTTTCTGTGAGCTTGAGAATGGGGGCGATAATTCGCCTGGACAGTAAAGACCCCAAAATGCTGACCAGAATCAGCAGAATAAATAAGACAGCCCAGACTCCTACCGTCAGGTATTCCCGGCCTACCGAATATTCTTCCTTGTCGATTTCAATGCCCACAATCCAGTCGATGGTGTCCAGCCGCTCAAAGACCACCGCCTTTTTGCGACCTTCGGCATTGAAGCTGACCAAACCAGACTTATCGGCCTGCATGGCCTTTAAAAGCTGCTTCCGCACCGGACTTTCCTGATAATTTTCAGCATAATTAATCTGAAAGGTGTCACCCATGTTCCCTTTGATTGCTTCCATATAGGGATGATACACGACTCCGCCGTTTTCATCGATAATAAAGGCGAATCCGCTGTCTCCAATGCGGAAGTCCACAATGGACTGCACCAGCTTGTCCAGAATCACATCAGCACAGACTACACCTCCCGAGGTGCCATCCTGCCGGTAATAAGACTGGGAGCAGGTGATAATCCAGCCGTTTCCGCCGTAGTCGTAATATGGCTTGGTCCAGTTCGCACTGTTCAAATTGTGAGGCTGATTAGCGATGGTGTAAAAGGGATCCGTTCGCTGATCGTGGTCTGGGGCAAAAATCTGGTTGTCCAGATATGGGTATACCCGCATAAAGCCTCTAGCGGTGACCGTATACACATACGCCAGCTCTCCGTTTTGCCGAACCATGCTGGCCATGGCTGGAACCATGGCTTCGGTCTGGATAATCTCTGTAGCGATTTCCTCTGTCAAAGGAATATGACTGGGGAGATAGGTGCTCGTCTCTTTCCCGGAAGCTTCCAGCACATTTTGTCTGTTTCGCTGGTAGTCAGCCGAAAGCTGGGCAGAATCCACCGGATAGTGAGCCGTCTCCTGGGCCCACTGGGCCAGATTGTTCACTTCGCTTTCCACCTTCTGCAGGTCTTTTTTCATGGTCTGCATCTTTTCTGAAATAATCATATTCAGGCTGTCTTCTAAGCGTTCCTCTTCAAAAGACTGCACCATATTGATTAAAATAGCGGTAAAGATGGCAAAAGGAATAAGGCTGATAATCAGCACCGTGACAATAGTCTTTTTTACAAAGGAATTTCTCATGTTCCTGCCCATTCCTGGCTCAACGAGCCCTCTCTGCTAAAGTCGATTCTTCAAGTCCCTCAGCTGCCGGTTCAGTTTATTCAAGTCTTCCATCCGTCTGGCTACGGTGATTGTATTCTTCTCTCGGTACATGAGAATCAGATTCAAGGTACTTTCCATCTCCTGGCACAACTGCTGGACCTGACTCAAAAACTTATTCTTTAAGTTTTCCAGACTGTCTCCAGAAGCGGCTTGCTGGTATCCCTCTCCCAGATCCAGTTCGGCCAGTTCATAATGATATTCCAAGCCAAAAAGTTCCTTTGCCGAAGCAGACAGCTGCTTCTTCATCCGGTTCAACTCCAACTCCAGCAGATTGGAGGCATCGACATAGCGGCCTGCATCACCTGCCTCGTCCAAATTTAAGGCAGCCTGCCGGCCCTGTTCCTGTAGCTGATTCAAAACTTCCGTCATCTTCCGAAATCGCAAATCCATTTTGCCGATTGGCATTTTTAGGGCTGTCCAATACAGATTTAGTCGAGACAAAGCAGATCCTAAAATGTCTTTTAGTTTCCTGGCCGCAGATTCCTCCAGAATCTCCCGGACAGAAGTCTGACAATCCTCTTGAAGGCGGTCTGTCAGTTCTGCCAGACCTGTGCCAAATTTAGCACTCACTGGAAAAAGGGAAACCTGATCGACTTCCATGAGGCTGCACAATAGCTTGCGGCAATAAGCTATATAAGCGTCTAAATCTTCTGGGTCCACCTGATCAATCTTGTTCACGGCAAAATAAAATTTAGCGGCATGCTCCCTGGCATTTTGTAAAAAATCAATCTCAATTTGATTGATGGGGCTGTCCACAGAAAGCATAAAGATAACCGCATCGCTTTCCTTGACAAAGGCATAAGCCACATCTGAGTTATGCTGATGAGCAGAACCGACTCCCGGAGTATCCACAAAGGTTACGCCGCCCTCTAAGAAAGGCGCCGGCGTATGCAGGCTCACCGAGGAGACACATAGCCGATTCCCGGGGTTTTCTTGTTCGTTAATATAAGTTGGCAGCTGCTCCAAATCGATGGGCTGAATAATCCCATTATCAAAGTGTACTGACGCCGACGGCTCTCCATATTGAATCCTGGTCACCACGGAAGTTACCGGAACGATGCCCACCGGCAGCAGCTTCTCCTGCAAAATGGCATTGACCAACGTGCTCTTGCCCCGTTTAAACTGGCCGATGACAGACACGGTCATTTCCTGGGCCTCCAACTTGTGACGAAGTTTCTCTACCCGGGCTGCTTCCTGTCTGCATATTTCTGAACTATCTAGTAATTCCTGAATCTTATTTGTTATATCCATCACTGAATCCATCATATATTTAGCTCCTATCTAATTTCTGCCTCATACCATACAGACTGCACCGCTGACGACTTTCCCAACATGCCCCCACAGCGAACCCGCATAATATATTCTCTATTCTTCCACATATAGTGTACCACATTCCTCATTCCGGAGAAACCACAAAACCTTCTCCGCTAAAAATCCCCGCCCACGCGTCCATAAGAGGAGCATCGGCGGGGATTCCTTTATTCATTTATAGATTGTTTTTTCATTCCGATTTGATCGTTCATTTCAATTCTGGTTCTGATTCGGATTTTGCTTTCTGCACAATCTGGCAGATTTTCTCCAGGCCCTTGGTCACCAGCTCTAAATCCTCCTCTGGGACGTTGCGAATCAAGTCCGTCATCAACTGTCGCTTGATTTCCAATAAATTGTGGCGTTGTGCAAAATCAGGAGATAAAAAAATCTTTACACTTCTACGGTCTCCCGGTGCAATCTCCCGGATGACATCTCCCTGTCCTACCAGCCGATCCACCATGCCGGAAACCGTACTTTTGGACAGGCTCAGCTTATCGCTGAGTTCCTGAAGGCTGAGGCCTGGATGTTTCTGGAGTACAAAGGCTAAAAACAGCTGTGGCCCAGTAAACCCAAACTGCCTGGCTTTTTCAAAGGTATAATCTCCCAGCTCTTTACGGGCAGTCTTCAGCAGCCGAGCAATTTGCTCCGCTGATTCCACCAAGGGATTTTCCTCTTGTTTCTTTGTGTCCATCATCATCTCATTCCCTAAACCTTAAAAATTTCCTTTTGCTTCTGGGCCCTCAACAGGAATACCAGCACCACAGGAATTAATACAGTGACCACTGTAAACGCAATCGTGTAATTGATGGCATCCAGATAAGCCTGCTTTTGTA
The genomic region above belongs to Aminipila butyrica and contains:
- a CDS encoding sigma-54-dependent transcriptional regulator, with translation MYSILMIDDDASFLNIYSKIISSREYAVETCTDPVAALKRLETESFHMVILDVVMAEMNGVEVLKRIKEKNPDQLVMMLTGEGSITGAVESMENGAYTYMIKPVEIDQLLLNIQKAEEFLRLHEENAQLRTQLKDMTKGLAVVGCSSSMEELKRQIAQIAPTNSSVLITGESGTGKEIIANLLHCNSERRDGPLIKVNCSALAESVLESELFGHEKGAFTGAIAAKKGRFEMAAGGTLFLDEIGDMPYSLQSKLLRVLQEKEIERVGGTKTIQVDFRLVCATNKNLQEAIAEGSFREDLFFRINVVPLTTTPLRQRTEDILPILIYYLDYYADEMSKPRVNLSQEAKNALLRYSWRGNVRELKNLAERLIVFSNGEIITEAMLPEELRQGTENLVSPQATDFASVFSSTDLRTARNQFERQFISEMLRQNHGNVTATADQIGIARKNLQVKMKQLGVDKQSH
- a CDS encoding sensor histidine kinase; its protein translation is MRNSFVKKTIVTVLIISLIPFAIFTAILINMVQSFEEERLEDSLNMIISEKMQTMKKDLQKVESEVNNLAQWAQETAHYPVDSAQLSADYQRNRQNVLEASGKETSTYLPSHIPLTEEIATEIIQTEAMVPAMASMVRQNGELAYVYTVTARGFMRVYPYLDNQIFAPDHDQRTDPFYTIANQPHNLNSANWTKPYYDYGGNGWIITCSQSYYRQDGTSGGVVCADVILDKLVQSIVDFRIGDSGFAFIIDENGGVVYHPYMEAIKGNMGDTFQINYAENYQESPVRKQLLKAMQADKSGLVSFNAEGRKKAVVFERLDTIDWIVGIEIDKEEYSVGREYLTVGVWAVLFILLILVSILGSLLSRRIIAPILKLTENVKKMDQGNLVPLPVDTSDEVGMLASAFNSMGQKLGQYTGELIYSKNQLESVFNSIDDTMMILDGDYGIKKINKGRLEEGGLACCYQILRGQEEPCRNCPVGDTARLLNKHKSEVACGGDIFEVASYPVLDEEGKLKEIVVFEKSVTGEKLMEKELFQSEKMAVIGQMVAGVTHELKTPLAVIKGASFLLKGGADGKEWEEIMGEMDANLARAEKIVYNMLDFSKSSWGESRLHDSRKLLDQLYMLVRQECVRKGISVQLNTGEEPVNVFGNSDSLKNIFLNIMTNALEAMEEGGKLTIQANYTQEGNVCVYFRNTGTQILEENLGKIFEPFFTTKEKGTGLGLWLVYKEVIRSRGSIKVTNQPDGVEVRILLPGGPEENNVEGDVRV
- a CDS encoding dynamin family protein; translation: MMDSVMDITNKIQELLDSSEICRQEAARVEKLRHKLEAQEMTVSVIGQFKRGKSTLVNAILQEKLLPVGIVPVTSVVTRIQYGEPSASVHFDNGIIQPIDLEQLPTYINEQENPGNRLCVSSVSLHTPAPFLEGGVTFVDTPGVGSAHQHNSDVAYAFVKESDAVIFMLSVDSPINQIEIDFLQNAREHAAKFYFAVNKIDQVDPEDLDAYIAYCRKLLCSLMEVDQVSLFPVSAKFGTGLAELTDRLQEDCQTSVREILEESAARKLKDILGSALSRLNLYWTALKMPIGKMDLRFRKMTEVLNQLQEQGRQAALNLDEAGDAGRYVDASNLLELELNRMKKQLSASAKELFGLEYHYELAELDLGEGYQQAASGDSLENLKNKFLSQVQQLCQEMESTLNLILMYREKNTITVARRMEDLNKLNRQLRDLKNRL
- a CDS encoding MarR family winged helix-turn-helix transcriptional regulator, with protein sequence MDTKKQEENPLVESAEQIARLLKTARKELGDYTFEKARQFGFTGPQLFLAFVLQKHPGLSLQELSDKLSLSKSTVSGMVDRLVGQGDVIREIAPGDRRSVKIFLSPDFAQRHNLLEIKRQLMTDLIRNVPEEDLELVTKGLEKICQIVQKAKSESEPELK